One genomic window of Devosia salina includes the following:
- the ykgO gene encoding type B 50S ribosomal protein L36: MKIRNSLKALMTRHRANKLVRRRGRVYIINKVDKRFKARQG; this comes from the coding sequence ATGAAGATCCGCAACTCGCTGAAGGCGTTGATGACTCGCCACCGCGCGAACAAGCTCGTCCGCCGTCGCGGCCGCGTTTACATCATCAACAAGGTGGACAAGCGCTTCAAGGCCCGCCAGGGCTGA
- a CDS encoding L,D-transpeptidase family protein, producing the protein MNKVLVSLVALLAATTIVPAAFAQQVASAETSRIVIAPPQSALARTIKAGLSAAYYGARPDTAAQAEAQRLYFLYGERHFEPIWLSQGVDGSVAFSPAAGKIIALFENAAAEGLDPADYLTPSISRDKLNGDGIALATLETAFSAATMRYANHIHSGRIDPQSISPLLDIRPKPIDEAALLERLAASKDPAAILAELEPKHPEFLALKAALASFEQSSAARPTPIGDGPVLRPGNSDARLPAIRSRLNLAASTSKLYDDLTVDAVRAFQEGQGLEVDGIIGPATVAALNGGAATRREDIIANMERWRWMPSDLGDFRVFVNIPEFRLWIERNGQPEYTTRVVVGTTKNQTPIFSDNIRHLVVNPYWNVPSSIIRGEIAPAVLNNPGYTDSHNMDLLYNGSPVSPWQVDWTQVSASNFPFRVRQRPGAGNALGQIKFLFPNKHDVYLHDTPSKSLFSRSFRAFSHGCIRVQNPMEFADALMANEPNISRASLEAMFGSSERWVNPQAQIPVHLAYFTLRVDADGTIRSYGDVYGHNEKLIEALGLHHAADPAIVATAEPVPDELSP; encoded by the coding sequence ATGAACAAGGTTCTGGTCAGTCTGGTCGCCCTTCTCGCTGCCACCACAATTGTGCCAGCGGCATTCGCACAGCAGGTGGCGAGTGCCGAGACCAGCCGCATCGTCATTGCCCCGCCCCAGTCCGCGCTTGCCCGCACCATCAAGGCCGGCCTGTCGGCGGCCTATTATGGAGCCAGGCCCGACACGGCCGCCCAGGCCGAGGCCCAGCGCCTCTATTTTCTCTATGGGGAGCGCCATTTCGAACCCATCTGGCTCTCGCAGGGGGTTGACGGCAGCGTCGCCTTCTCGCCGGCAGCCGGCAAGATCATTGCGCTGTTTGAAAATGCGGCCGCCGAGGGCCTCGACCCCGCAGACTACCTGACGCCGTCTATCTCGCGCGACAAGCTCAACGGCGACGGCATTGCCCTGGCGACGCTGGAAACCGCCTTCTCGGCCGCGACCATGCGCTATGCCAACCACATCCACAGCGGGCGCATCGATCCGCAGTCGATCAGCCCGCTTCTCGATATCCGGCCCAAGCCGATCGACGAAGCCGCCCTGCTCGAACGCCTGGCCGCCAGCAAGGACCCGGCCGCGATCCTGGCGGAGCTGGAACCCAAGCATCCCGAATTCCTGGCGCTCAAGGCGGCCCTGGCCAGTTTCGAGCAGTCCAGCGCAGCGCGCCCGACCCCGATCGGGGACGGACCGGTGCTGCGGCCGGGCAATTCCGATGCCCGCCTGCCCGCCATCCGCAGCCGTCTCAACCTGGCTGCGTCCACGTCGAAACTCTATGACGACCTGACCGTTGACGCGGTCCGCGCCTTCCAGGAAGGCCAGGGGCTGGAGGTCGATGGCATTATCGGACCGGCCACCGTAGCCGCGCTCAATGGGGGCGCTGCAACCCGCCGCGAGGACATCATTGCCAATATGGAGCGCTGGCGCTGGATGCCGTCCGATCTCGGCGACTTTCGGGTCTTCGTCAACATCCCCGAATTCCGGCTCTGGATCGAGCGTAACGGCCAGCCCGAATACACTACCCGCGTGGTGGTCGGCACCACCAAGAACCAGACCCCGATCTTTTCGGACAATATCCGGCATCTGGTGGTCAATCCCTATTGGAACGTGCCCTCCTCGATTATCCGCGGCGAGATCGCCCCGGCGGTGCTGAACAATCCCGGCTATACCGACAGCCACAATATGGACCTGCTCTATAACGGCTCGCCGGTGAGCCCCTGGCAGGTGGACTGGACGCAGGTTTCCGCGTCCAACTTCCCATTCCGTGTGCGCCAGCGCCCCGGCGCCGGCAATGCACTGGGACAGATCAAGTTCCTGTTTCCCAACAAGCACGACGTCTATCTGCACGACACCCCATCCAAGTCGCTCTTCTCGCGCTCCTTCCGCGCCTTCAGCCATGGCTGCATCCGCGTGCAGAACCCGATGGAATTTGCCGATGCGCTGATGGCCAACGAGCCCAATATCTCGCGCGCCTCGCTCGAAGCCATGTTCGGCTCCTCCGAACGCTGGGTGAACCCGCAAGCCCAGATCCCGGTGCACCTGGCCTATTTCACCCTGCGCGTGGACGCTGACGGCACCATCCGCTCCTATGGCGATGTCTATGGCCACAACGAGAAGCTGATCGAGGCGCTCGGCCTCCACCACGCAGCCGATCCGGCCATCGTGGCGACGGCGGAGCCGGTTCCGGATGAACTCTCCCCCTGA
- a CDS encoding class II glutamine amidotransferase, with product MCRFLAYSGDPIFLDTLLIAPEASLVSQSHSAREAKTVVNGDGCGVGWYGARSEPGLYRGILPAWSDANLASLCHQVEAGLFLAHVRSATSGEVTMANCHPFSSGRHLFMHNGQIGGYEAVRRSVEALVPDDLYGLRRGNSDSEAMFLAALGHGLSHDPAGAIAAMLRTCLRIQHANGITQPLRFTAILADGQTLHAFRWASDDRPPSLYWRQLDSGIAIASEPFGDPGDHWHPVAAGTHMTVAGGAARCEEFAVLETQPA from the coding sequence ATGTGCCGGTTTCTCGCCTATTCGGGCGACCCCATCTTTCTCGACACGCTGCTCATCGCCCCGGAAGCCTCGCTGGTCAGCCAGTCCCACTCCGCCCGCGAAGCCAAGACCGTGGTCAATGGCGATGGCTGCGGCGTGGGCTGGTATGGGGCGCGGTCCGAACCCGGTCTCTATCGCGGCATCCTCCCGGCCTGGTCCGATGCCAATCTGGCTTCGCTCTGCCATCAGGTCGAGGCCGGACTGTTCCTCGCCCATGTGCGTTCGGCCACCTCGGGCGAAGTCACCATGGCCAATTGCCATCCCTTCTCATCGGGCCGCCATCTCTTCATGCATAACGGCCAGATCGGTGGCTACGAAGCTGTGCGCCGCTCGGTCGAGGCGCTGGTGCCGGACGATCTTTACGGCCTTCGCCGCGGCAACAGCGACAGCGAGGCCATGTTCCTGGCAGCGCTGGGCCATGGGCTTTCCCACGATCCGGCCGGTGCCATCGCGGCCATGCTGCGCACCTGCCTGCGCATCCAGCACGCCAATGGCATCACCCAGCCGCTGCGCTTCACCGCCATCCTCGCCGACGGCCAGACGCTGCACGCCTTCCGCTGGGCCAGCGACGACCGGCCGCCCTCGCTCTATTGGCGCCAGCTTGATAGCGGCATTGCCATTGCCTCGGAGCCCTTTGGCGACCCCGGCGACCATTGGCACCCGGTCGCCGCGGGCACCCACATGACCGTGGCCGGCGGCGCGGCGCGATGCGAAGAATTTGCCGTTCTCGAGACGCAGCCGGCTTAA
- a CDS encoding aspartate/glutamate racemase family protein → MKTIGLIGGMSWESTAVYYRHINQEVRRLRGGLHSADIAMRSLDFTQVVELQKAGRWDLAGALLGEAGAGLAQAGADCILICTNTMHLVAEPVAAMVGVPLIDIITETARALRADGRKRPLLLATRYTMEHGFYTDRMKALGLDVMVPEAHGRQRVHDVIFDELCQGNVCDIARRDYLALIEKAKAEGADSVILGCTEIGLLLDPDALPLPGYDSTTIHADAAVRFALSDTLERAA, encoded by the coding sequence ATGAAAACCATTGGCCTGATCGGCGGCATGAGCTGGGAATCCACCGCCGTCTATTATCGGCATATCAACCAGGAGGTGCGGCGCCTGCGCGGCGGGCTGCACTCGGCCGATATCGCCATGCGCTCGCTCGACTTCACCCAGGTGGTGGAACTGCAAAAGGCCGGCCGCTGGGACCTGGCTGGTGCGCTTCTCGGCGAAGCCGGCGCCGGCCTGGCGCAGGCGGGTGCGGACTGCATTCTCATCTGCACCAATACCATGCATCTGGTGGCCGAACCGGTCGCCGCCATGGTGGGCGTGCCGCTGATCGACATCATCACCGAAACCGCCAGGGCCCTGCGTGCCGATGGCCGCAAACGCCCCCTGCTGCTGGCGACGCGCTACACCATGGAGCATGGTTTCTATACCGATCGCATGAAGGCGCTTGGGCTCGACGTCATGGTGCCCGAGGCCCACGGCCGGCAGCGCGTGCATGACGTCATCTTCGATGAACTCTGCCAGGGCAATGTCTGCGACATCGCCCGCCGGGACTATCTGGCGCTGATCGAAAAGGCCAAGGCCGAAGGCGCCGATAGCGTCATTCTCGGCTGCACCGAAATCGGCCTGCTGCTCGACCCCGATGCCCTGCCCCTGCCCGGCTACGACTCGACCACCATCCACGCCGATGCAGCCGTGCGCTTTGCCCTGTCCGACACGCTGGAGCGGGCCGCCTGA
- the dxs gene encoding 1-deoxy-D-xylulose-5-phosphate synthase, translating to MADKLETPLLDTIRNPADLRALPHDRLRQLADELRAEMIDAVSVTGGHLGAGLGVVELTVALHAVFDTPHDRIIWDVGHQAYPHKILTGRRDRMRTLRQKDGLSGFTRRAESEYDPFGAGHSSTSISAGLGMAEASKHLETPRNVIAVIGDGAMSAGMAYEAMNNAGAMDARLIVILNDNDMSIAPPTGALRTYLARLVSGPVYRGTREAAKAVVSKLPPFLHEPARKTEEFARSFFTGGTLFEELGFYYVGPIDGHNLDDLLPILENVRDFGEGPILIHAVTKKGKGYAPAENSADKYHGVAKFNVITGAQAKAPSNAPSYTSVFASSLIQEAEADPRIVAITAAMPSGTGLDKFAELFPSRIYDVGIAEQHAVTFAAGMASEGMKPFCAIYSTFLQRAYDQVIHDVAIQGLPVRFAIDRAGYVGADGPTHAGNYDNAYLGAVPGIVQMAAADEAELRHMVATAAAYDKGPISFRYPRGDGIGVDMPARGEILPIGKGRVLRQGATIALLSYGTRMGEVLAAADKLAALGLNPTIADARFMKPLDEELIATLAQSHDVLVTTEEGGLGGFGSHVATFLASNGLLDGKLRFRPLMIPDTFVEHATQADMYAAAGLDRAGIVATALTALGYDQAAMQAALAKV from the coding sequence TTGGCCGACAAGCTCGAAACGCCGCTGCTCGACACGATCCGGAACCCGGCCGATTTGCGCGCCTTGCCGCATGATCGGCTGCGCCAGCTGGCCGACGAATTGCGTGCCGAGATGATCGACGCCGTCTCGGTGACCGGCGGGCATCTGGGCGCGGGTCTCGGCGTGGTGGAACTGACCGTGGCCCTGCACGCCGTGTTCGACACCCCGCACGACCGCATCATCTGGGATGTCGGTCACCAGGCCTATCCGCACAAGATCCTCACCGGCCGACGCGACCGCATGCGCACCCTGCGCCAGAAAGATGGCCTTTCCGGCTTCACCCGCCGCGCCGAGAGCGAATACGACCCCTTCGGGGCCGGCCATTCCTCAACCTCGATTTCGGCCGGTCTGGGCATGGCCGAGGCCAGCAAGCACCTGGAAACCCCGCGCAATGTGATCGCCGTCATCGGCGACGGCGCCATGTCGGCCGGCATGGCCTATGAGGCCATGAACAATGCCGGCGCCATGGACGCGCGCCTCATTGTCATCCTCAACGACAATGACATGTCGATCGCGCCGCCCACGGGAGCGCTGCGCACCTATCTGGCGCGGCTGGTGTCCGGCCCGGTCTATCGCGGCACCCGCGAAGCGGCCAAGGCCGTGGTCTCCAAGCTCCCGCCCTTCCTGCACGAACCGGCGCGCAAGACCGAGGAATTCGCCCGGTCCTTCTTCACCGGCGGCACGCTGTTCGAGGAACTGGGCTTCTATTATGTCGGCCCAATCGACGGGCACAATCTCGACGACCTGCTGCCCATCCTCGAAAACGTGCGCGACTTTGGTGAAGGGCCAATCCTGATCCACGCCGTGACCAAGAAGGGCAAGGGCTATGCCCCGGCGGAAAACTCCGCCGACAAATATCATGGCGTCGCCAAGTTCAACGTCATCACCGGCGCCCAGGCCAAGGCACCGTCCAATGCGCCCTCCTACACCTCGGTCTTTGCATCGAGCCTGATCCAGGAGGCGGAGGCCGATCCGCGCATCGTCGCCATCACCGCCGCCATGCCCTCGGGCACCGGGCTCGACAAGTTCGCCGAACTCTTTCCCAGCCGCATCTACGATGTGGGCATTGCCGAGCAACACGCCGTGACCTTTGCGGCGGGCATGGCAAGCGAGGGGATGAAGCCCTTCTGCGCCATTTATTCGACCTTCCTGCAGCGGGCCTATGACCAGGTGATCCACGACGTGGCCATCCAGGGCCTGCCGGTGCGCTTCGCCATCGACCGGGCCGGCTATGTCGGCGCCGATGGCCCCACCCATGCCGGCAATTACGACAATGCCTATCTCGGCGCTGTCCCCGGCATCGTGCAGATGGCTGCCGCCGACGAGGCCGAGTTGAGGCATATGGTTGCCACTGCCGCCGCCTATGACAAGGGCCCGATCAGCTTCCGCTATCCGCGCGGCGACGGCATCGGCGTCGACATGCCGGCGCGCGGCGAAATCCTGCCCATCGGCAAGGGCCGCGTGCTGCGCCAGGGCGCGACCATCGCGCTCCTTTCCTACGGCACCCGCATGGGGGAAGTGCTGGCCGCCGCCGACAAGCTGGCCGCGCTCGGCCTCAACCCCACCATCGCCGATGCCCGCTTCATGAAGCCGCTTGATGAGGAACTCATCGCCACGCTGGCCCAGTCGCATGATGTCCTGGTCACGACCGAAGAAGGTGGGCTGGGCGGCTTCGGCAGCCATGTCGCCACCTTCCTCGCGTCCAATGGCCTGCTCGACGGCAAGCTGCGCTTCCGTCCGCTGATGATCCCGGACACCTTCGTCGAGCACGCGACCCAGGCCGACATGTATGCCGCGGCCGGCCTCGACCGCGCCGGCATCGTCGCCACCGCCCTCACCGCACTTGGCTATGACCAGGCGGCAATGCAGGCGGCCCTGGCCAAGGTCTAG
- a CDS encoding DUF2312 domain-containing protein yields the protein MAVEDSVAQDQLRAFIERIERMEEEKAAIAADIKEIYAEAKGNGFDTKILRKIVAIRKQDANERMEQEALLELYMSALGMVEAPSEY from the coding sequence ATGGCCGTTGAAGACAGCGTCGCGCAGGACCAACTGCGCGCTTTCATCGAGCGCATCGAGCGCATGGAAGAAGAAAAGGCGGCCATTGCCGCCGATATCAAGGAAATCTACGCCGAGGCCAAGGGCAATGGCTTCGACACCAAGATCCTCAGGAAGATCGTTGCCATCCGCAAGCAGGATGCCAATGAGCGCATGGAGCAGGAAGCCCTGCTCGAGCTCTATATGTCGGCCCTGGGTATGGTCGAGGCGCCGTCCGAATATTGA
- a CDS encoding flagellar basal body rod C-terminal domain-containing protein — MTISSIGIGASGMHRASQQLERSAGRIAASGVEGNDVDISTEMVNVLQARNDFKASAKVVGVASDMTKALLDILV, encoded by the coding sequence ATGACCATTTCCAGCATCGGTATCGGCGCTTCCGGCATGCACCGGGCCAGCCAGCAGCTCGAACGCAGCGCCGGCCGCATCGCCGCCAGCGGGGTCGAGGGCAATGACGTCGACATCTCGACCGAGATGGTCAACGTGCTCCAGGCCCGCAACGACTTCAAGGCATCCGCCAAGGTCGTGGGCGTCGCCAGCGACATGACGAAAGCCCTGCTTGATATTTTGGTCTAG
- a CDS encoding DUF882 domain-containing protein produces the protein MGFINWRRAARFLAAAVISVSALLPAAPVQAATERSLYLYYTHTGETARIVFKRNGQYVQSGLNQLNQFLRDWRRNEPTKMDPRLFDLVWEVYQEVGATQPINIVSAYRSPATNAMLAAKSSGVADNSQHMRGNAMDFFIPGIPLAKLRATAMKKQVGGVGYYPTSGSPFVHLDTGSVRAWPRMTRAQLKEIFPDGKTMHLPTDGTPLSQQGYQVAMAEWKRCHSYPCNASSSGTQVASTGGSGRTLMDVIFGNNDQASGQASSGAQVQTASLAPQQFRQVAPVMPEMRPADLGGPDLQVASVSDTTMPFSSAGSAPLSPDELGATRVAVTMPVSMPADLRQNDAVTALAALTAPTMPTPRVIMTDPPADILTAYAAAPAPEPGAQRALEMIIRNGTTASTGTAPAPTDRLPALPPLTAATGLRTASLGGGAANPLSGLFSGTFGATDAAETTPLAQALAQHVASQPPARDMRRPDLVAPDLEHVADIFTDPAALTSDRYAVIFDHDEADFDPTPEMGRHVLIKGIGDKGPAPVYDRFTRAPLVVASN, from the coding sequence ATGGGGTTTATCAATTGGCGGCGTGCCGCGCGGTTTCTTGCCGCTGCGGTCATCAGCGTTTCGGCTTTGCTGCCGGCCGCGCCGGTCCAGGCCGCGACTGAGCGCTCGCTCTACCTCTATTACACCCATACCGGGGAAACCGCGCGCATCGTCTTCAAGCGCAATGGGCAATATGTCCAGTCGGGCCTCAACCAGCTCAACCAGTTCCTGCGCGACTGGCGGCGCAACGAGCCCACCAAGATGGACCCGCGTCTGTTCGACCTGGTCTGGGAAGTCTACCAGGAAGTGGGCGCCACCCAGCCCATCAACATTGTCTCGGCCTATCGTTCGCCCGCAACCAATGCCATGCTGGCCGCCAAGTCGTCCGGCGTCGCCGACAATTCCCAGCACATGCGCGGCAATGCCATGGACTTCTTCATTCCCGGCATTCCCCTGGCCAAGCTGCGGGCCACCGCCATGAAGAAGCAGGTGGGCGGCGTCGGCTACTATCCTACCTCCGGCAGCCCCTTCGTGCATCTGGACACCGGCTCGGTGCGCGCCTGGCCGCGCATGACCCGCGCCCAGCTCAAGGAAATCTTCCCTGACGGCAAGACCATGCACCTGCCCACCGATGGCACGCCGCTCTCCCAGCAGGGCTACCAGGTCGCCATGGCCGAGTGGAAACGCTGCCATAGCTATCCCTGCAACGCCTCCAGCTCCGGCACGCAGGTCGCCAGCACTGGTGGCAGCGGCCGCACGCTGATGGATGTCATCTTTGGCAATAACGACCAAGCCTCCGGCCAGGCCAGTTCTGGGGCGCAGGTGCAGACCGCCTCGCTGGCCCCACAGCAATTCCGCCAGGTGGCGCCGGTCATGCCGGAAATGCGGCCAGCCGATCTGGGCGGCCCGGACCTCCAGGTTGCCTCCGTCTCGGACACCACCATGCCCTTTTCCTCCGCCGGCAGTGCGCCGCTGTCGCCGGACGAATTGGGCGCGACACGCGTTGCCGTGACCATGCCGGTCAGCATGCCGGCCGACCTGCGCCAGAACGACGCCGTGACCGCGCTCGCCGCGCTGACGGCGCCCACCATGCCGACGCCTCGCGTCATCATGACCGACCCGCCCGCCGACATTCTGACCGCCTATGCGGCGGCCCCGGCGCCTGAGCCGGGCGCCCAAAGGGCCCTCGAAATGATCATCCGCAACGGCACCACGGCCAGCACCGGCACGGCGCCGGCCCCGACAGACCGGCTGCCGGCGCTGCCGCCGCTGACGGCCGCCACCGGCCTGCGCACCGCCTCCCTGGGGGGCGGCGCCGCCAACCCGCTGAGCGGCCTTTTCTCCGGCACCTTCGGGGCAACCGATGCCGCCGAGACCACGCCTTTGGCACAGGCTCTGGCGCAGCATGTGGCCAGCCAGCCCCCGGCACGCGACATGCGTCGCCCCGATCTCGTGGCCCCCGATCTCGAGCATGTTGCCGACATCTTCACCGATCCGGCGGCACTGACCTCGGATCGCTATGCCGTGATCTTCGACCACGACGAGGCCGATTTCGATCCCACGCCGGAAATGGGCCGCCACGTCCTGATCAAGGGCATTGGCGATAAGGGTCCCGCCCCGGTGTATGACCGCTTCACCCGCGCTCCGCTGGTCGTCGCCAGCAACTAA
- a CDS encoding Lrp/AsnC family transcriptional regulator — translation MLDDRDRKILGLLQADAETPLGELAESVALSPSACSRRIARLKEEGYIGRMTAELDRRKMGLPTTVFVIVRTGSHAADWLEKFHAAVGAIPEIVEVHRLTGNFDYILKIVLPNVEHYDVVYKQLVSRIELFDMSAYISMETVKAAKGLPTNYA, via the coding sequence ATGCTGGATGACCGCGATCGAAAGATTCTGGGCCTGTTGCAGGCCGATGCGGAAACGCCCCTGGGAGAGCTTGCGGAAAGCGTGGCCCTATCGCCTTCGGCCTGTTCGCGACGCATCGCACGCCTCAAGGAGGAGGGCTATATCGGCCGGATGACGGCCGAACTGGACCGGCGCAAGATGGGCCTGCCCACCACGGTCTTCGTCATCGTGCGCACCGGCAGCCATGCGGCGGACTGGCTGGAGAAGTTCCACGCGGCCGTGGGGGCCATTCCCGAGATCGTCGAGGTGCACCGGCTGACCGGCAATTTCGACTATATCCTCAAGATCGTGCTGCCCAATGTCGAGCACTATGACGTGGTCTACAAGCAGCTCGTTTCGCGCATCGAGCTCTTCGACATGTCGGCCTATATCTCGATGGAAACGGTCAAGGCAGCCAAGGGGCTGCCGACGAATTATGCGTGA
- a CDS encoding L,D-transpeptidase produces the protein MSARNDLAQPTPIEDAPGPAGLRRRAFLLGSAASLGALALAGCTTIKALSLAEAEQVYGPLPDERFPIEAVNLNKVDPKYWRRTVRYDSAEAPGTIIVDPRNYYVYRIEGNNTATRYGVSVGRAGFLWSGDAYIGRKAEWPVWTPPKEMIERQPEAAQYAGGMPPGLDNPLGARTLYLYQDGRYTLYTLYSTRQAETIGKGISSGCIGLLTQDMMDLYARTPVNTKVIVLKA, from the coding sequence ATGTCCGCACGTAATGACCTTGCCCAACCCACCCCGATTGAAGACGCCCCCGGTCCTGCGGGCCTGCGTCGAAGGGCCTTTCTCCTGGGCTCCGCCGCCAGCCTTGGCGCGCTGGCCCTGGCCGGATGCACCACGATTAAGGCCTTGAGCCTGGCCGAGGCCGAACAGGTCTATGGACCCCTGCCCGACGAGCGCTTTCCCATCGAGGCGGTCAATCTCAACAAGGTCGACCCGAAATACTGGCGGCGCACGGTGCGCTATGACAGCGCCGAGGCACCCGGCACCATCATCGTCGATCCGCGCAATTACTATGTCTACCGCATCGAGGGCAACAACACCGCCACGCGCTACGGCGTCAGCGTGGGCCGCGCCGGGTTCCTCTGGAGTGGCGACGCCTATATCGGCCGCAAGGCCGAATGGCCGGTCTGGACGCCGCCCAAGGAAATGATCGAGCGGCAACCCGAAGCGGCCCAATATGCCGGTGGCATGCCCCCGGGCCTCGACAACCCCCTGGGCGCCCGCACGCTCTATCTCTACCAGGACGGCCGCTACACGCTTTACACCCTCTACAGCACCCGGCAGGCGGAGACGATCGGCAAGGGCATTTCGAGCGGCTGCATCGGGCTTCTGACGCAGGACATGATGGACCTCTACGCGCGCACCCCGGTCAATACCAAGGTCATCGTGCTCAAGGCCTGA
- a CDS encoding DUF1036 domain-containing protein, producing the protein MVNPIRLASTLLIAAFGGLLAMATPAHAELRVCNETANLVSLALGYRAERGWMSEGWWQAPPGDCRTIYQGDLQRRFYYLYAVDDIGGGAWDGQVFMCTRDETFTIFGVEDCLARGYERTGFFEIDTQNRSDWTLQLTENAGAPSIVGPDLGEDLEDPAFLVDPDAPLTPDNTDTQ; encoded by the coding sequence ATGGTGAACCCCATCCGCCTCGCCTCAACCCTGCTGATAGCAGCCTTCGGAGGCCTTCTGGCCATGGCCACCCCGGCCCATGCCGAACTGCGCGTCTGCAACGAGACCGCCAATCTGGTCTCGCTGGCTCTGGGCTATCGCGCCGAGCGCGGCTGGATGAGCGAAGGCTGGTGGCAGGCCCCTCCGGGCGATTGCCGCACCATCTACCAGGGCGACCTGCAGCGCCGCTTCTACTATCTCTACGCGGTTGACGACATTGGCGGTGGCGCCTGGGACGGACAGGTCTTCATGTGCACCCGTGACGAAACCTTCACAATATTCGGGGTTGAGGATTGCCTCGCCCGGGGCTATGAGCGCACCGGGTTCTTTGAAATCGATACACAGAACCGATCCGACTGGACGCTGCAGCTCACCGAAAACGCGGGCGCACCGAGCATTGTCGGCCCGGATCTGGGCGAAGATCTCGAGGATCCAGCCTTCCTGGTCGACCCCGACGCCCCCCTAACGCCAGACAATACGGACACGCAATGA
- the pyk gene encoding pyruvate kinase: protein MRRIRRAKILATLGPASHEENMIEELAKAGADVFRINMSHASHELLHQTVKRIRTVEARLKHPIGILADLQGPKLRVWKFAEGSVNLVAGQKFTLDSEQNDQGNAERVYLPHPEIIESVSVGDRLLLDDGKLQLKATKVGGGAIETEVVYGGKLSDKKGVSLPDTLLPTGALTEKDHADLLEALKAEVDWIALSFVQRPEDIIDVRKIVQGRAGVMAKIEKPQAIERLEEIVKLSDAIMVARGDLGVELPLEQVPGLQKRMIRMCRRYGKPVVVATQMLESMITAPVPTRAEVSDVSIAVFEGADAVMLSAESASGQYPVEAVATMNRVAVAVEGDANYRNIIRAAQTEPEATAADAISAATRQVAETLDLAAIVTYTASGSTGIRAARERPSKPIIALSPNLRTIRRLSVVWGIHCVQTEDAVNLEDMVDRACVIAYQEGFARPGDRIAITAGVPLGTPGATNMLRIAFVRQDGAGSS from the coding sequence ATGAGACGGATCAGACGCGCCAAGATCCTCGCCACCCTCGGGCCGGCAAGCCATGAGGAGAACATGATCGAGGAACTGGCCAAGGCCGGTGCCGACGTCTTCCGCATCAATATGAGCCACGCCAGCCACGAGCTGCTGCACCAGACGGTCAAGCGCATCCGCACGGTTGAAGCGCGTCTGAAGCATCCGATCGGCATTCTGGCCGATTTGCAGGGTCCCAAGCTGCGCGTGTGGAAGTTTGCCGAGGGGTCGGTCAATCTCGTCGCCGGGCAGAAATTCACCCTCGACAGCGAGCAGAACGACCAGGGCAATGCCGAGCGCGTCTACCTGCCGCATCCCGAAATCATCGAAAGCGTCTCGGTCGGTGACCGCCTGCTGCTCGACGATGGCAAGCTGCAATTGAAGGCCACCAAGGTGGGCGGCGGCGCCATCGAGACCGAAGTGGTCTATGGCGGCAAGCTCTCCGACAAGAAGGGCGTCTCCCTGCCCGACACGCTGCTGCCCACCGGCGCCCTGACCGAGAAGGACCATGCGGACCTGCTCGAAGCGCTCAAGGCCGAAGTCGACTGGATCGCCCTCTCCTTCGTGCAGCGCCCCGAAGACATCATCGACGTCCGCAAGATCGTCCAGGGCCGCGCCGGCGTCATGGCCAAGATCGAAAAGCCCCAGGCCATCGAGCGGCTCGAAGAGATCGTCAAGCTCTCCGACGCCATCATGGTCGCCCGCGGTGACCTGGGTGTCGAACTGCCGCTCGAACAGGTCCCGGGCCTGCAGAAACGCATGATCCGCATGTGCCGCCGCTATGGCAAGCCGGTGGTCGTGGCCACCCAGATGCTCGAAAGCATGATCACCGCGCCGGTGCCGACCCGTGCGGAAGTCTCCGACGTGTCCATCGCCGTTTTCGAAGGCGCCGATGCCGTGATGCTCTCGGCCGAAAGCGCCTCGGGCCAGTATCCGGTCGAGGCCGTCGCCACCATGAATCGCGTGGCCGTGGCGGTCGAGGGCGACGCCAATTACCGCAACATCATTCGCGCCGCCCAGACCGAGCCGGAGGCAACCGCCGCCGACGCCATCTCGGCCGCCACGCGTCAGGTGGCCGAAACGCTCGACCTGGCCGCCATCGTGACCTACACCGCCTCGGGCTCGACAGGCATCCGCGCCGCCCGCGAGCGACCTTCCAAGCCCATCATCGCGCTTTCGCCCAATCTGCGCACCATTCGCCGCCTCTCGGTGGTCTGGGGCATTCATTGCGTGCAGACCGAGGATGCGGTGAATCTGGAAGACATGGTCGATCGCGCCTGCGTCATCGCCTATCAGGAAGGCTTTGCCCGCCCCGGCGACCGCATCGCCATCACCGCCGGCGTTCCCCTGGGCACCCCCGGCGCCACCAACATGCTGCGCATCGCCTTTGTCCGGCAGGACGGCGCAGGGTCGAGCTGA